In a genomic window of Candidatus Binatia bacterium:
- a CDS encoding sigma-54 dependent transcriptional regulator — MARVLIVDDERKMRRVLQILLEQLGVESVPAADGEEALERFSAEKIDLVLTDLKMPGMSGVELLSRIRTLDPDVPVIVLTAHGTVQTAVEAMKQGAFDYILKPFDVQAIELIIRNALEMRQYRTENRFLKAQVPATSVFENLVGGSAVMQSIYDLIRQVAPGKTAVLITGETGTGKELVARALHSLSPRRDKLFVPLNCAAIPQELLESELFGHVRGAFTGAQAERTGKFELADGGTLFLDEIGDMAYPLQAKLLRVLQEGVIERIGSNKPIKIDVRVVSSTNRDLAAAIRESQFREDLYYRLNVFHVHLPPLRERREDILHLAEFFLAELGREMGKGGLTLTADAPAVLERYQWPGNVRELRNLMERAAVLCTAPQVDGNMIRLLLPPAPTEPAAEDAPEATSNNLQLEPAVEEVERKLILRALGVASDNKAEAARLLGVSERTLWYKLKRYAL, encoded by the coding sequence ATGGCAAGAGTCTTGATTGTCGACGACGAGCGCAAGATGCGCCGCGTCTTGCAGATCCTGCTTGAGCAACTGGGAGTGGAATCGGTTCCCGCCGCTGATGGCGAAGAGGCGTTGGAGCGCTTCAGCGCCGAAAAGATCGACCTGGTACTGACCGACCTGAAGATGCCCGGCATGTCCGGTGTCGAGTTGCTCAGCCGCATCCGCACGTTGGATCCCGACGTGCCGGTCATCGTGCTCACCGCCCATGGCACGGTGCAGACCGCTGTCGAAGCGATGAAGCAGGGCGCCTTTGACTACATCTTGAAACCGTTCGACGTGCAGGCGATCGAACTGATCATCCGCAATGCCTTGGAGATGCGCCAGTACCGCACGGAAAACCGTTTCCTCAAAGCGCAAGTCCCCGCCACATCGGTATTCGAAAACCTGGTGGGCGGATCGGCGGTCATGCAAAGCATCTACGATCTCATTCGTCAGGTGGCTCCGGGCAAAACGGCGGTCCTGATCACCGGCGAAACCGGCACCGGCAAAGAGCTGGTGGCGCGTGCCCTCCACAGCCTGAGCCCGCGCCGCGACAAGCTCTTCGTCCCGCTCAACTGTGCGGCGATTCCTCAGGAACTGTTGGAAAGCGAGCTCTTCGGTCACGTCCGCGGTGCGTTTACCGGTGCGCAGGCCGAGCGTACCGGAAAGTTCGAGCTGGCGGATGGCGGCACGCTGTTCCTCGATGAAATCGGCGACATGGCGTACCCGCTGCAAGCGAAACTGCTTCGCGTCCTGCAAGAAGGCGTCATCGAGCGCATCGGCAGCAACAAGCCGATCAAGATCGACGTGCGCGTGGTGTCTTCGACAAATCGAGACCTCGCGGCAGCGATTCGGGAGTCGCAGTTCCGCGAAGACCTCTATTATCGACTCAATGTCTTTCACGTTCACCTGCCGCCGCTGCGCGAACGACGGGAAGACATTCTTCATCTCGCGGAGTTCTTTCTCGCCGAACTCGGGCGGGAAATGGGAAAGGGGGGACTGACGCTCACTGCCGATGCCCCCGCCGTACTCGAGCGGTATCAGTGGCCTGGTAACGTTCGAGAACTCCGCAACCTGATGGAGCGCGCCGCTGTGCTCTGCACCGCACCCCAGGTCGATGGCAACATGATTCGGCTGCTCCTGCCACCGGCACCCACCGAGCCCGCAGCCGAAGACGCTCCCGAGGCGACAAGCAACAACTTACAGCTCGAACCAGCCGTGGAAGAGGTGGAGCGCAAGTTGATCCTGCGCGCCTTGGGCGTCGCTAGCGACAATAAAGCCGAGGCGGCCCGCTTGCTCGGTGTGAGCGAGAGAACGCTCTGGTACAAGCTCAAACGCTATGCGCTGTAG
- a CDS encoding YbaK/EbsC family protein — protein MPILSKLREHLDRNKVQYEVISHRQAFTAQEVAAAEHIPGKELAKVVMMRSGKNFLMVVVPAPSRVDIERAKGALGLPDLTLATEEEFAGLFPQCEPGAMPPFGNLYNLPVYVDQLLTEDEAIVFNAGNHIQTVKMQYADFARTVQPKVVSVVARH, from the coding sequence ATGCCGATCCTCAGCAAGTTGCGTGAACATCTCGACCGCAACAAGGTGCAATACGAAGTCATTTCGCACCGGCAAGCGTTTACGGCGCAGGAAGTGGCTGCAGCGGAGCACATCCCGGGCAAGGAACTGGCCAAGGTGGTGATGATGCGCAGCGGAAAGAACTTCCTCATGGTCGTCGTGCCAGCCCCGTCTCGGGTGGATATCGAGAGGGCCAAGGGGGCGCTCGGTTTGCCGGATCTCACGCTGGCAACGGAAGAGGAATTCGCCGGCTTGTTTCCGCAGTGCGAGCCCGGGGCGATGCCGCCGTTTGGGAACCTCTACAATTTGCCGGTGTACGTCGATCAGCTGCTGACGGAAGACGAGGCGATCGTTTTCAACGCCGGGAATCACATCCAGACGGTGAAGATGCAGTACGCGGATTTCGCGCGCACGGTGCAGCCGAAGGTCGTCTCGGTGGTGGCGCGACACTGA
- a CDS encoding Crp/Fnr family transcriptional regulator: MLSAPDRELIAAATREQAVAQGKVLFSEGEPAEALWAVKEGLVHIIKFGPEGREIVLEVIPSGELFGAVAALQSRPYPASAIAVDPSVVWCLPASLARELCQKHPTLRAAILDQVTSRLRDAHDRLRSIALERVEQRLARMLLTLADKIGQQHAGVTEVSITRQELADMIGTTVETTIRVTSKWRQAGIISSSRNRIALTDPRNLQKIVQGG, from the coding sequence ATGCTGAGTGCGCCCGACCGCGAGCTGATCGCTGCCGCTACACGCGAGCAGGCCGTGGCACAAGGCAAGGTTTTGTTCTCGGAAGGCGAGCCTGCGGAGGCGTTGTGGGCTGTCAAAGAGGGGCTGGTCCATATCATCAAGTTCGGCCCTGAAGGACGTGAGATCGTCCTGGAAGTCATCCCTTCGGGCGAACTGTTTGGCGCGGTAGCGGCGCTGCAAAGCCGCCCGTATCCCGCCTCAGCCATAGCCGTCGATCCCAGTGTCGTTTGGTGTCTGCCGGCGTCGCTGGCGCGTGAATTGTGTCAAAAGCACCCCACGCTGCGTGCGGCGATCTTAGATCAGGTCACCAGCCGCTTGCGGGACGCGCATGACCGCCTGCGCTCGATTGCGCTCGAACGCGTCGAGCAACGGCTGGCGCGCATGCTGCTCACGCTGGCAGACAAAATCGGGCAGCAGCACGCCGGAGTTACGGAGGTAAGCATCACTCGGCAGGAACTTGCCGACATGATCGGGACTACGGTAGAGACAACTATCCGCGTCACCAGCAAGTGGCGGCAGGCTGGGATTATCAGCTCCTCTCGGAACCGGATCGCCCTGACAGATCCGCGAAATCTCCAGAAAATCGTTCAAGGGGGCTGA
- a CDS encoding phosphate ABC transporter substrate-binding protein: MTRTSPALPADVAGGKTLVVIAHPARKVQLDLKDVARIYLKKRRSWDDGQPIVALNQAPGSPARETFSQLAFGSESTRLGTYWNEQYFHGVLPPVALSSPASVKRYVASDPNAIGYIELSYVDDSVRVAFQIE; the protein is encoded by the coding sequence TTGACCCGCACATCACCGGCGCTGCCCGCCGACGTGGCCGGCGGCAAGACCCTCGTCGTCATCGCGCACCCGGCACGAAAGGTCCAACTCGACCTCAAGGACGTGGCGCGCATCTATCTCAAAAAGCGCCGCTCCTGGGATGATGGTCAGCCGATCGTTGCACTGAACCAGGCACCGGGCAGCCCGGCTCGGGAAACCTTCTCTCAACTTGCTTTCGGGAGTGAGAGCACGCGCCTAGGCACGTATTGGAATGAACAGTACTTCCACGGGGTTCTTCCGCCTGTCGCGCTCTCTTCACCAGCCTCAGTCAAGCGCTACGTTGCCAGCGATCCCAACGCCATCGGGTACATCGAACTCAGCTACGTCGATGACTCGGTCCGCGTCGCGTTCCAGATCGAGTGA
- a CDS encoding CBS domain-containing protein, with amino-acid sequence MLVRDYMSSKVITIERECSIADARALLRKHRFRQLPVMHKDRLSGIVTDRDLRGASTAKGTVSDVMTAKPRVVGPDAPIDEAARLLRTLKVGALPVVDHVTLVGIITTSDVLDAFVQLCGVTEPTYHLVLAGGRDAEAKWRIRRVIDQKHGDLKWIYRDRRSGKVHLRLHTTDIDDIVAGLEANGFEVSAVLSPPRRPHS; translated from the coding sequence ATGCTAGTTCGCGACTACATGTCCTCGAAAGTCATCACCATTGAACGTGAATGTTCCATTGCCGACGCGCGCGCCCTGCTCCGCAAGCACCGCTTCAGGCAACTCCCTGTGATGCACAAGGACCGCCTCTCCGGTATTGTCACGGACCGGGATCTGCGCGGCGCCTCAACTGCGAAGGGAACCGTCTCCGACGTCATGACGGCGAAGCCCCGCGTGGTTGGACCCGACGCGCCAATCGACGAAGCTGCCCGGCTGCTCCGGACACTGAAGGTTGGGGCGTTGCCCGTGGTCGATCACGTCACCTTGGTCGGCATCATTACCACCTCGGACGTCCTCGATGCCTTTGTCCAGCTCTGCGGTGTGACCGAGCCGACCTATCACCTCGTGCTTGCCGGAGGTCGCGATGCGGAGGCGAAATGGCGCATCCGCCGCGTCATCGACCAGAAACACGGCGACCTGAAGTGGATCTACCGTGACCGGCGCTCTGGGAAGGTGCATCTCCGCCTCCACACTACTGACATCGATGACATCGTGGCCGGGCTCGAGGCCAACGGATTTGAGGTGAGCGCAGTTCTCTCTCCGCCCCGAAGGCCGCATTCCTAG
- a CDS encoding alginate export family protein: MKRARIGDRLVGPFGYTHVTRSFDGVRMAYDQPDFNITAMGTRPTNGGFEVSANREMDVWLAGLALTLKKIENLAPIDARLFYLYYLDQRSHVIPGVSSALMVDNRSTVTSQDTLRKQDNGAIDVHTWGGHVVTVADAGPGKVDGLLWGALQGGEWGQLHHFAWAYAVESGYQFPKVFAAPWLRVGYDRSSGDTDPNDKSHHTFFQILPTARAYAQLPFFNLMNTEDLFGQFILKPQEKVTVRTDYHWLRLTSSKDLWYAGGGATNNQIFGFTGIAPHGQRELAHLADISFTISILKQLTAYACYGRAFGQSVVKRTFPDAGGANYGYIELTYRY, translated from the coding sequence TTGAAGCGCGCACGGATCGGTGATCGGTTGGTTGGCCCGTTCGGATACACGCACGTCACTCGCAGCTTCGACGGCGTGCGGATGGCCTACGATCAACCCGATTTCAACATCACTGCCATGGGCACCCGGCCCACGAACGGCGGCTTCGAGGTGAGCGCCAACCGCGAGATGGATGTGTGGTTGGCGGGCCTCGCCCTCACGCTCAAGAAGATCGAGAACCTAGCGCCCATCGATGCGCGGCTCTTCTACCTTTACTATCTCGACCAGCGTAGCCACGTCATCCCTGGCGTTTCCTCGGCCTTGATGGTCGACAATCGCTCGACCGTTACGTCACAGGACACGCTTCGAAAGCAAGACAATGGCGCCATCGACGTCCACACCTGGGGCGGCCACGTCGTCACCGTCGCCGACGCGGGTCCTGGCAAGGTTGACGGGTTGCTGTGGGGGGCTCTGCAGGGTGGCGAATGGGGCCAGCTGCATCACTTCGCGTGGGCCTACGCAGTTGAGAGTGGCTACCAGTTTCCGAAGGTGTTTGCGGCGCCGTGGCTCCGTGTCGGCTACGATCGGTCATCCGGCGACACGGACCCGAACGACAAGAGTCACCACACGTTCTTTCAGATCCTCCCAACCGCACGAGCCTACGCGCAGCTTCCATTCTTCAACCTCATGAACACGGAAGACCTGTTTGGCCAATTCATTCTGAAGCCCCAGGAAAAAGTCACGGTACGCACTGACTACCACTGGCTGCGGCTGACCTCGTCCAAGGATCTCTGGTATGCGGGCGGTGGCGCGACCAACAATCAGATCTTCGGGTTTACGGGCATTGCTCCCCATGGCCAGCGGGAACTTGCGCATCTAGCCGACATCTCTTTCACCATCTCCATCCTCAAGCAGCTCACCGCATACGCCTGTTACGGAAGGGCCTTCGGCCAGAGCGTGGTCAAGCGTACGTTTCCAGACGCTGGCGGAGCAAACTACGGGTACATCGAGCTCACCTACCGCTACTAA
- the tesB gene encoding acyl-CoA thioesterase II: MEALQRLIELLDLEELEVDIFRGLSPKEDRQRVFGGQVAGQALVAATRTVEHGRVHSFHSYFLRPGDPKVPILYEVNRIRDGRSFTTRLVVAIQHGQAIFNLSASFHKEEPGLSYYVPMPEVPAPERLPTFQERMKPFLQQLGPWAERERPIDLRICDPVDRPPSSWREPVAYAWLRADGRLPDDPTLHACVLTYASDMTLLDTSLRPHGLVWSPDRKIMMASLDHAMWFHRPFRADEWLLYAQNTPASAGGRGFATGSIYTRDGVLVVSVAQEGLIRRLER, translated from the coding sequence ATGGAAGCCTTGCAGAGACTCATCGAACTGCTCGACCTCGAGGAGCTCGAGGTCGACATTTTCCGCGGCCTGAGCCCAAAGGAAGACCGGCAACGGGTATTCGGAGGACAAGTGGCAGGCCAGGCGCTGGTTGCAGCCACGCGCACCGTCGAGCACGGTCGGGTGCACTCATTCCACAGCTATTTTCTGCGCCCGGGCGATCCCAAGGTGCCGATCCTCTATGAGGTGAACCGTATTCGTGACGGCCGTTCCTTCACCACGCGTCTTGTGGTGGCGATTCAACACGGGCAAGCCATCTTCAATCTCTCGGCATCGTTTCACAAAGAAGAACCTGGGCTCAGTTATTACGTCCCCATGCCCGAGGTTCCAGCGCCCGAACGCCTGCCGACCTTTCAAGAGCGGATGAAACCGTTCTTGCAGCAGCTCGGCCCGTGGGCTGAGCGCGAACGGCCGATCGATCTTCGCATCTGTGATCCGGTGGACCGCCCGCCCAGCAGTTGGCGCGAGCCGGTCGCCTACGCTTGGCTGCGCGCCGATGGCCGGCTGCCCGATGACCCGACGCTGCATGCATGTGTCTTGACGTATGCTTCCGACATGACCTTACTCGATACGTCGTTGCGGCCGCACGGACTGGTGTGGTCGCCCGACCGCAAGATCATGATGGCCAGCCTGGATCACGCCATGTGGTTCCATCGTCCGTTTCGCGCCGACGAGTGGCTGCTGTACGCCCAAAACACCCCCGCCTCGGCTGGTGGCCGAGGATTTGCCACCGGTAGCATCTATACCCGTGACGGCGTGCTCGTCGTCTCGGTTGCTCAAGAGGGACTGATTCGTCGGCTCGAACGATGA
- a CDS encoding CBS domain-containing protein: protein MQVWQLMSSDLVTLDADARLDVADDLMKLKRIRHLPVLRDGRLVGLITQRDLFLAGVSSVLNFRKPAEKEWLGRIRIPEVMTTDLITVAPDTEIEEAVARMLEHKIGCLPVVAAGKLVGLFSETDCLHYLQRILSIAGIKRRIIEEEKPIDVS, encoded by the coding sequence ATGCAAGTCTGGCAGCTCATGTCGAGCGACCTAGTGACTCTCGATGCCGATGCGAGGTTGGATGTTGCCGATGATCTCATGAAGCTCAAACGCATTCGTCATCTCCCCGTCCTCCGTGATGGGCGTCTGGTGGGGTTGATCACGCAGCGCGACCTGTTTCTCGCCGGCGTCTCAAGCGTCTTGAACTTTCGCAAGCCAGCGGAGAAGGAGTGGCTTGGCCGCATCCGGATCCCGGAGGTCATGACCACCGATCTGATTACCGTCGCGCCGGACACCGAGATCGAAGAGGCAGTGGCGCGCATGCTCGAGCACAAAATCGGCTGCTTGCCCGTAGTGGCAGCAGGCAAGCTCGTCGGCCTATTCAGCGAGACAGACTGCCTCCATTACCTGCAGCGCATTCTTTCCATCGCCGGCATCAAGCGCCGGATCATCGAGGAAGAGAAGCCCATTGACGTAAGCTGA
- a CDS encoding AAA family ATPase — protein sequence MGLPESITAMLRPEMYPHPPPAVGLVQTHISYVFLAGEEVYKVKKPVRFSFLDFSTLERRRHFCHEEVRLNRRLAPEVYLGVVAICREGTAYRLGPEDDVGATEYAVRMRRLPADRMLDELLDRGAVTPSMIQQLARRLADFHRQANASPEVTANGDPAAVFAALEDNFVGMRPFRNITIPAGDDDAIQIFSRNFLQRNDALFRRRQTQHRIRECHGDLHTEHICFDRVPIIFDCIEFNPRFRHCDTASEIAFLAMDLDYHDRAELTGELVSSYAAYAEDPDLPRLVPFYQCYRAYVRGKVDSLKSAEAEVEADERASARASAQQHFALAYRYTWAYSCGVVAIAGLSGTGKSAIAARLRSRTGFVHVNSDVIRKRLAGLASDAGVTAAYEAGLYSPEHSAWTYAAMLAEATEHLRAGRGVILDATFQRRADRDAVRALACTQGVPFLLVECRCGDDEVRRRIERRRSESAGPSDANWSVHLEQRRRYEALAPEEHANHLVIDTAVALTEVTSTVERTLRTRIEGA from the coding sequence GTGGGTCTCCCCGAATCGATTACCGCGATGCTACGTCCGGAGATGTACCCGCATCCTCCGCCCGCCGTGGGTCTCGTGCAAACCCACATTTCCTACGTCTTCTTGGCGGGCGAGGAAGTCTACAAGGTAAAAAAGCCCGTGCGCTTCTCCTTTCTCGACTTCTCCACCCTCGAGCGCCGTCGCCACTTTTGTCACGAGGAAGTGCGGCTCAACCGTCGCCTGGCGCCGGAGGTCTATCTCGGCGTGGTAGCGATCTGTCGGGAGGGGACGGCATATCGGCTCGGGCCAGAGGATGATGTCGGAGCGACCGAGTACGCCGTGCGCATGCGCCGGCTGCCTGCCGACAGGATGCTGGACGAGCTGCTCGACCGCGGCGCGGTCACGCCGTCGATGATCCAACAGCTTGCCCGCCGTCTCGCTGACTTTCACCGTCAGGCCAATGCCAGCCCGGAAGTGACCGCAAACGGAGATCCCGCCGCCGTCTTCGCGGCGCTGGAGGACAACTTCGTGGGTATGCGCCCGTTTCGCAACATCACAATTCCAGCCGGAGACGACGACGCGATCCAGATCTTCTCCCGCAACTTTCTCCAACGAAATGATGCACTCTTCCGCAGGCGACAAACGCAGCACCGCATTCGCGAGTGTCACGGCGACCTGCACACCGAACACATCTGCTTCGACCGCGTCCCCATCATCTTCGATTGCATCGAGTTCAATCCGCGCTTCCGCCACTGCGACACGGCCTCCGAAATCGCCTTCCTGGCCATGGACCTCGACTATCACGACCGTGCAGAATTGACCGGCGAGTTGGTCTCTTCTTATGCCGCGTACGCCGAAGATCCCGACCTGCCGCGACTGGTGCCATTCTACCAGTGCTACCGCGCCTACGTGCGCGGCAAGGTTGACAGTTTGAAGAGCGCGGAGGCGGAGGTCGAGGCTGACGAGCGAGCCAGCGCCCGGGCCAGTGCGCAGCAACACTTTGCGCTGGCGTATCGCTACACGTGGGCCTACAGCTGCGGCGTGGTGGCGATCGCTGGATTGAGCGGTACGGGAAAGTCGGCCATCGCCGCGCGGCTCCGCAGTCGCACTGGTTTTGTCCACGTCAATTCTGACGTCATCCGCAAACGACTGGCAGGACTAGCCAGCGACGCGGGCGTCACCGCTGCCTATGAAGCCGGATTGTACTCGCCCGAGCACAGCGCTTGGACGTACGCGGCGATGCTTGCCGAGGCGACAGAACACCTGAGGGCGGGGCGTGGCGTCATCCTCGACGCCACGTTTCAGCGGCGGGCAGATCGCGATGCGGTCCGCGCACTTGCCTGCACACAGGGGGTGCCGTTCCTGCTTGTCGAATGCCGCTGCGGTGACGACGAAGTGCGCCGGAGAATCGAACGGCGCCGAAGTGAGAGTGCGGGGCCCTCAGACGCTAACTGGAGCGTGCATCTCGAACAACGCCGCCGCTACGAGGCGCTCGCACCGGAGGAACACGCAAACCACCTGGTGATCGATACCGCCGTTGCGCTCACCGAGGTGACGTCTACGGTTGAACGGACCCTGCGGACACGCATCGAGGGTGCTTGA
- a CDS encoding Crp/Fnr family transcriptional regulator, translated as MRKIRCEHCAIRSTSIIADLPDNQLDAFRACGTIAIYRSRQVVFHEGAPASGLYILCHGAVKLYQSDRFGRDHIVTVAGPGEILGELPSDLLEPYSVSAEALTDSQLCYLPRERLMDFIQVHPMAGVRLIAALSTSLGVARRKVRALALKTAEGRLADLFIQLANATGNGTGRTRLTLRYSRREIAEMIGVSTETVIRLLGRLKRKRAISISHRELIIADAEKLMRIADPDSAGSA; from the coding sequence ATGAGGAAGATTCGGTGTGAGCACTGCGCGATTCGCAGCACGAGCATCATTGCCGACTTGCCCGACAACCAGCTTGACGCTTTTCGCGCATGCGGCACCATCGCGATCTACAGATCTCGTCAGGTGGTCTTCCATGAGGGGGCACCGGCCAGCGGTCTGTACATTCTTTGCCACGGCGCAGTGAAGTTGTATCAATCGGACCGCTTCGGCCGGGATCACATCGTCACCGTCGCGGGACCAGGCGAGATCCTCGGGGAATTACCCTCCGATCTCCTGGAGCCGTACTCGGTCTCAGCCGAGGCCCTGACCGACTCGCAGCTGTGCTACCTGCCTCGCGAGCGCCTGATGGACTTCATACAGGTACACCCGATGGCGGGCGTGCGCTTGATTGCCGCGCTGAGCACATCGTTGGGCGTGGCTCGAAGAAAGGTGCGTGCCCTTGCGCTCAAGACAGCGGAGGGTCGCTTGGCGGACCTGTTCATCCAGCTCGCCAACGCTACGGGCAACGGTACCGGCAGGACGCGCCTCACGCTGCGATATTCGCGGCGTGAGATCGCCGAGATGATCGGCGTCTCCACCGAGACCGTCATTCGCTTGCTGGGACGCCTGAAGCGAAAGCGGGCGATCTCCATCTCTCATCGCGAGTTAATCATCGCCGATGCCGAGAAGCTGATGCGCATTGCCGATCCCGACAGCGCCGGATCGGCCTGA
- a CDS encoding hemerythrin domain-containing protein, with protein sequence MSATIELLGGQHQEVLARLDAVEKDLASRGANGWLADFVTYLEREVVHHFAIEEQALFPVLARHLPLTQGPLAVMNAEHATFRELMQGLTVGFHSGDVERQERCTQDLIELLRQHIAKEDNVLFPMASRMLTADEQREVDSLAAVVPPFGTAV encoded by the coding sequence GTGAGCGCAACCATTGAACTCCTCGGCGGGCAACATCAAGAGGTGCTCGCGCGCCTCGATGCAGTGGAGAAGGACCTCGCGTCACGCGGCGCCAACGGCTGGCTCGCCGACTTCGTCACATATCTGGAGCGGGAAGTCGTGCATCATTTTGCCATCGAAGAGCAGGCGCTCTTTCCGGTTCTTGCCCGGCACCTCCCCCTCACGCAGGGGCCGCTTGCGGTGATGAATGCGGAACACGCCACGTTTCGTGAGCTAATGCAGGGCCTCACCGTCGGATTCCACTCGGGGGACGTCGAGCGGCAAGAGCGCTGCACACAAGACCTCATTGAGTTGCTACGCCAGCACATCGCCAAAGAGGACAACGTTCTTTTCCCGATGGCCTCGCGCATGCTCACTGCGGACGAACAACGTGAGGTCGATTCGCTCGCGGCGGTGGTTCCTCCGTTCGGAACGGCCGTGTGA
- a CDS encoding ATP-binding protein, protein MPSFLLYSLRAKLLLFSLLLVVVPGVVFALIVIASMRSALEDAVGRQLAQVAHDTASQFGELLTRERGNVAAWANQDVMREIRIGDLDKRITRFLISLKQSDTGYLDLLCTDADGRVMAASNPALLGGMHAGNGWFRATLIGKDFLAGPVPSVVDGQPALEIAAPIHDPENRDVVIGALLGLYDWKRGTALAERLRESSAALKLTVDVLILDAHGVVIAATQSEEVMRAGQNLRTTGWLAAKHRRARERPGYVREPQADALVGYARLNAARPEWTALVMQPLREALAPVYRIERHVSLLLVGVLLVGLGVAVLLAERMGRPLRELTRATQEIARVGEPRRLVPVRSRDEIGQLAGAFNSMASELKRAREELVVAAKFAFVGEIAAGVAHEVRTPLGILRGSAQILGRSLPADRPESTELVEMIIGEVDRLDRVVAGLLEIARPRELLIEPTPLTPVVRRALDFVERQAHEKGITIHRMLTTDQRLARCDPVQIYQVVLNLIVNALQILPPGGEITVRTLPPRNGRVSCEVSDNGPGIAPELQERIFTPFVTMREGGTGLGLALVQRIVQAHQGTVAVESEVGRGTTFRVELPTVQET, encoded by the coding sequence ATGCCCAGTTTCCTGCTGTATTCGCTACGGGCGAAACTGCTGCTCTTCTCCCTGCTGCTAGTAGTGGTGCCCGGGGTAGTGTTTGCCCTGATCGTGATCGCCAGTATGCGCAGCGCCCTCGAAGATGCCGTAGGCCGCCAGCTGGCACAGGTCGCGCACGACACGGCCTCCCAGTTTGGGGAGCTGCTGACACGCGAACGCGGCAATGTCGCTGCCTGGGCGAATCAGGACGTGATGCGGGAGATTCGTATCGGAGATCTCGACAAGCGCATTACGCGCTTCCTGATCTCGTTAAAGCAAAGTGACACGGGCTATCTCGATCTGTTGTGTACCGACGCGGACGGCCGTGTGATGGCGGCGTCCAATCCCGCACTGCTCGGTGGGATGCATGCGGGGAATGGATGGTTCCGTGCGACACTCATTGGGAAGGACTTCCTTGCGGGGCCGGTCCCCTCGGTGGTGGACGGCCAACCGGCTCTTGAAATCGCTGCCCCGATCCACGATCCAGAGAATCGCGATGTCGTGATTGGCGCGCTCCTCGGACTTTACGATTGGAAGCGCGGCACGGCGCTCGCCGAGCGGCTTCGGGAGAGTTCAGCGGCCTTGAAATTGACCGTGGACGTGCTGATTCTCGATGCGCATGGGGTTGTGATCGCTGCGACCCAAAGCGAGGAAGTCATGCGAGCGGGGCAGAACCTGCGGACGACTGGTTGGCTTGCCGCGAAGCACCGGCGGGCGCGGGAGCGTCCGGGCTACGTGAGAGAGCCACAAGCCGATGCGCTGGTGGGGTATGCTCGACTAAACGCGGCGCGACCGGAATGGACCGCACTGGTCATGCAGCCGTTGCGAGAGGCCCTGGCCCCAGTGTACCGCATTGAGCGTCATGTGAGCCTGCTGCTGGTAGGCGTGTTGCTCGTCGGACTCGGTGTGGCGGTACTCCTCGCCGAGCGCATGGGTCGCCCGCTACGGGAGCTGACGCGCGCGACACAGGAGATCGCTAGAGTAGGGGAGCCCCGCCGGCTCGTGCCGGTGCGATCCCGCGACGAGATTGGGCAGCTTGCGGGGGCCTTCAACAGCATGGCGAGCGAACTCAAACGGGCCCGGGAAGAGCTGGTGGTGGCTGCAAAGTTTGCCTTCGTGGGCGAGATCGCCGCCGGGGTCGCACATGAGGTCCGCACGCCACTTGGCATCCTGCGCGGCTCCGCCCAGATTCTCGGGCGCTCGCTGCCGGCAGATCGTCCCGAAAGCACGGAGCTGGTCGAAATGATCATCGGTGAGGTCGATCGGTTGGACCGGGTGGTGGCGGGGCTCTTGGAAATCGCACGGCCACGCGAGCTGCTGATCGAACCGACGCCGCTCACCCCCGTCGTCAGACGCGCGCTGGACTTCGTCGAGCGGCAGGCTCACGAGAAGGGCATTACCATTCACCGCATGCTCACCACTGATCAGCGTCTCGCACGCTGTGACCCTGTGCAGATCTATCAGGTGGTACTGAACCTCATCGTCAACGCCCTGCAGATCCTGCCGCCCGGCGGTGAGATCACCGTCCGCACGTTGCCGCCGCGCAACGGGCGCGTGAGTTGTGAGGTCAGCGATAACGGACCGGGCATTGCCCCCGAACTACAGGAACGCATTTTTACGCCGTTCGTCACCATGCGCGAAGGTGGTACGGGGTTGGGACTGGCATTGGTCCAGCGCATCGTGCAAGCGCACCAGGGCACGGTGGCGGTGGAGAGTGAAGTGGGCCGCGGTACGACATTCCGGGTGGAACTTCCAACCGTTCAGGAGACGTGA